The following proteins are encoded in a genomic region of Streptomyces gobiensis:
- a CDS encoding helix-turn-helix transcriptional regulator: MLSDVEAASVSPVFVGRRAEVSALTDALARTAAGEPQAVVVGGEAGVGKTRLLEEFLAAARKTGAVTAVGGCIEIGADGLPFAPVSTVLRSLHRQLGDELTAAAAGQEGELARLLPELGEATREFHDEDGRARLFELTARLLESLSQDRTLVLAIEDLHWADRSTRELFAYLFRSLHQARLVLVATYRSDDIHRRHPLRPFLAELDRLRTIRRIELPRLSRDEVQAQMAGIQGVPEPERDLVEQVFERSEGNPFFVEELTTHCGTCDISDSLRDLLLVRVEALPETAQQVVRVAAEGGSTVEFSLLAAVAEEREDELIGALRAAVGGHVLTPSGDGDGYRFRHALVREAVSDDLLPGERSGLNRRYAQALESEPGLIRADQRAARLASYWYHAHDAAKALPAVLDAAVDARRRYAYAEQLRLLDRALELWEDASPQTRGSVRAFDHAEVYPACGCADEALRYLDLLAEAVSAALLAGERKRALACIKRALRLLDDRADPLRAAWFWTQKSKLTELTSQGDGWAELARAQELVRGLPPSPVHAEVLANVAAWGSVHEPSPDTLTTAQRAVELASLVGAESIELHARVTLGYLLTGSGDVAAGLAEMRAAARRVVERAQVTVMRSHVNLGSVLDGLGRYDEALVVLEEGLQVAQRFGQHRIKAWLHGNRSEILCALGRWDEADAAIADTRQHALGARPLGAAALRSGQLAMDRGHTDLAAQELAEAWKQYGTHDPQPQHVIPLTTLGVAIEAARGRIGAARELLAEALGGGFPMGTERYAWPLLFAAVTAESEARGTRAAEAGRTRVLARIRETAKRLPRLVPVWAAYGLLVDAELIRAEGRTAPDRWAEAVTALEAVGHPFQLAQARYRWAEALLDSGEGRDRAADLLAQAHSVAQELGADPLRARIEQLAGRARIAALVPPADPGESFGLTRRERGVLALVAAGRSNRQIAEELYISPKTASVHVSNILAKLDVSSRGEAAAMAHRLSLLLPTPPPGGGAEAPRAPLASR; encoded by the coding sequence ATGCTCAGCGACGTGGAAGCAGCCAGCGTCAGCCCCGTCTTCGTCGGCCGCCGTGCCGAAGTGTCCGCTCTCACCGATGCGCTCGCCCGCACCGCCGCGGGAGAGCCGCAGGCGGTGGTGGTGGGCGGCGAGGCGGGAGTCGGCAAGACGCGGCTGCTGGAGGAGTTCCTGGCCGCCGCCCGGAAGACCGGTGCGGTTACGGCCGTTGGCGGCTGTATAGAGATCGGCGCGGACGGGCTCCCCTTCGCGCCCGTATCGACCGTGCTGCGCTCACTGCACCGTCAGTTGGGGGACGAGCTCACGGCCGCCGCCGCCGGACAGGAGGGCGAGCTGGCCAGGCTGCTGCCCGAACTGGGCGAAGCCACCCGGGAGTTCCACGATGAGGACGGCCGTGCCCGGCTCTTCGAGCTCACCGCCCGGCTGCTGGAATCGCTCTCCCAGGACCGGACCCTGGTCCTGGCCATCGAGGACCTGCACTGGGCGGACCGCTCCACCCGCGAACTCTTCGCCTACCTCTTCCGCTCCCTGCACCAGGCCCGGCTGGTGCTCGTCGCCACCTACCGCTCCGATGACATTCACCGCCGCCACCCACTGCGCCCCTTCCTCGCCGAGCTGGACCGGCTGCGCACCATCCGGCGGATTGAGCTGCCCCGGCTCAGCCGGGACGAGGTCCAGGCCCAGATGGCCGGTATCCAGGGTGTGCCGGAGCCCGAGCGGGATCTTGTTGAGCAGGTCTTCGAGCGTTCCGAGGGCAATCCCTTCTTCGTCGAGGAGCTGACCACCCACTGCGGCACCTGCGACATCAGCGACTCCCTGCGCGATCTGCTGCTCGTACGGGTCGAGGCGCTGCCGGAGACCGCACAGCAGGTGGTGCGGGTCGCTGCCGAGGGCGGCTCCACAGTGGAGTTCTCCCTGCTCGCCGCGGTCGCGGAGGAGCGCGAGGATGAGCTGATCGGTGCGCTGCGGGCGGCGGTCGGCGGCCATGTGCTCACCCCGAGCGGGGACGGAGACGGGTACCGGTTCCGGCACGCGCTGGTGCGTGAGGCCGTCTCCGACGATCTGCTGCCCGGTGAGCGCAGCGGGCTCAACCGGCGCTACGCACAGGCGCTGGAGTCGGAACCGGGGCTGATACGGGCCGACCAGCGCGCGGCCCGGCTGGCGAGCTACTGGTACCACGCGCACGATGCGGCCAAGGCGCTGCCCGCCGTGCTTGACGCGGCGGTCGATGCCCGACGCCGCTACGCCTACGCCGAGCAACTGCGGCTGCTGGACCGTGCTTTGGAGCTGTGGGAGGACGCCTCACCACAGACCCGGGGCTCGGTGCGGGCCTTCGACCATGCCGAGGTGTATCCGGCGTGCGGCTGTGCGGACGAGGCGCTGCGCTATCTCGATCTGCTCGCCGAGGCGGTGTCCGCCGCGCTGCTGGCGGGCGAGCGCAAGCGGGCGCTGGCCTGTATCAAGCGGGCCCTGCGGCTGCTGGACGACCGGGCGGACCCGCTGCGCGCGGCCTGGTTCTGGACCCAGAAGTCAAAGCTCACCGAGCTCACCAGCCAGGGCGACGGCTGGGCGGAGCTGGCACGGGCGCAGGAGCTGGTGCGCGGGCTGCCGCCGTCCCCGGTGCATGCAGAGGTGCTGGCCAACGTCGCCGCCTGGGGATCCGTGCACGAACCTTCGCCCGATACCCTCACCACCGCCCAGCGGGCGGTGGAGCTCGCCTCACTCGTCGGTGCCGAGAGCATCGAGCTGCACGCCCGTGTGACGCTCGGTTATCTGCTGACCGGGTCCGGCGATGTGGCGGCCGGGCTGGCCGAGATGCGCGCCGCCGCCCGGCGGGTGGTTGAGCGGGCTCAAGTGACGGTGATGCGCTCACACGTCAATCTGGGCTCGGTCCTGGACGGGCTGGGGCGCTACGACGAAGCGCTCGTGGTGCTGGAGGAGGGACTTCAGGTCGCCCAGCGCTTCGGACAGCACCGGATCAAGGCCTGGCTGCACGGCAACCGTTCCGAGATCCTGTGCGCACTGGGGCGCTGGGACGAGGCGGATGCGGCGATCGCGGACACCCGGCAACACGCCCTGGGCGCACGGCCGCTGGGAGCAGCCGCGCTGCGCAGTGGGCAACTGGCCATGGACCGGGGCCATACCGACCTGGCCGCCCAGGAGCTGGCGGAGGCCTGGAAGCAGTACGGCACCCATGACCCCCAGCCGCAGCACGTCATTCCGCTGACGACTCTCGGAGTGGCGATCGAGGCCGCCAGGGGTCGTATCGGGGCGGCCCGGGAGCTGCTGGCGGAGGCCCTGGGCGGCGGCTTTCCGATGGGCACGGAGCGGTACGCCTGGCCGCTGCTGTTCGCCGCTGTGACGGCGGAGTCGGAGGCCCGTGGAACGCGCGCCGCCGAAGCCGGCCGGACGCGCGTCCTGGCCCGGATCCGGGAGACGGCCAAGCGGCTGCCCCGGCTGGTCCCGGTGTGGGCGGCTTATGGGCTGCTGGTCGACGCGGAGCTCATACGGGCCGAGGGGCGTACCGCGCCGGACCGCTGGGCGGAGGCGGTCACCGCACTGGAAGCGGTGGGACACCCTTTCCAGCTGGCCCAGGCGCGCTATCGCTGGGCCGAGGCGCTGCTGGACTCCGGCGAGGGGCGCGACCGGGCGGCTGATCTCCTTGCCCAGGCGCACTCAGTGGCCCAGGAGCTGGGCGCGGACCCATTGCGCGCCCGCATTGAGCAGCTGGCGGGACGGGCCCGTATCGCCGCGCTGGTACCGCCCGCCGATCCGGGTGAGTCCTTTGGTCTCACCCGTCGGGAACGGGGTGTGCTCGCCCTGGTGGCGGCGGGCCGCAGCAACCGTCAGATAGCCGAGGAGCTGTATATCTCGCCGAAGACGGCGAGTGTGCATGTCTCCAACATCCTGGCGAAGCTGGACGTCTCAAGCCGTGGTGAGGCGGCGGCGATGGCACACCGCCTCAGTCTTCTTCTTCCGACTCCGCCACCCGGGGGCGGGGCGGAAGCACCGCGGGCTCCGTTGGCATCGCGATAA
- a CDS encoding 2-hydroxyacid dehydrogenase, with protein sequence MAYADVWLPIPPAEIDGLPGSFNYLYWNGQEDFPADPARCVFYVVPYMKRPDVVLRPLRAMTGIQVVQTLTAGIDDVAPAVRQLPAGARLCNARGVHDASTAELALTLTLASLRGIPGAVHDQAAQRWQPDLRPALADKTVLIVGYGAVGSAIENRLIPFEVERVDRIARTARQSERGPVHSRTELPRLLPDADVVVLSTPLTDDTRQLVDADFMTRMKDGALLVNVARGGVVDTKALLAELERGRLRAALDVTDPEPLPAGHPLWRAPGTLITPHIGGFTSAFLPRAKKLLRTQLKRFEAGEPLEHVRAVAE encoded by the coding sequence ATGGCTTACGCAGATGTATGGCTTCCCATTCCGCCCGCCGAGATCGACGGTCTGCCGGGCTCGTTCAACTACCTGTACTGGAATGGTCAGGAGGACTTCCCCGCCGACCCCGCCCGGTGCGTTTTCTATGTCGTCCCCTATATGAAGAGGCCGGACGTCGTGCTGCGCCCGCTGCGGGCGATGACGGGTATCCAGGTGGTGCAGACACTCACCGCGGGAATCGACGATGTCGCCCCAGCCGTCCGGCAATTGCCCGCGGGGGCCAGGCTGTGCAACGCACGGGGGGTGCATGACGCCAGTACCGCCGAGCTGGCGCTCACCCTCACCCTCGCCTCACTCCGTGGTATTCCCGGCGCTGTCCATGACCAGGCCGCACAGCGGTGGCAGCCGGATCTGCGTCCCGCCCTCGCGGACAAGACCGTGCTGATTGTCGGTTATGGCGCCGTTGGCAGTGCCATTGAGAACCGGCTCATTCCTTTTGAGGTGGAGCGGGTCGACCGGATCGCGCGTACGGCGCGGCAGAGCGAACGTGGTCCCGTGCACTCGCGCACCGAACTGCCCCGGCTGCTTCCCGACGCCGATGTCGTGGTGCTGTCCACGCCACTCACGGACGATACGCGTCAGCTTGTTGACGCTGATTTTATGACCCGTATGAAGGACGGCGCCCTGCTGGTGAATGTGGCCCGTGGGGGAGTGGTGGACACCAAGGCGCTTCTCGCCGAGCTGGAGAGAGGGCGGCTGCGGGCCGCGCTCGATGTCACCGATCCCGAACCGTTGCCCGCCGGACATCCGTTGTGGCGGGCGCCGGGCACTCTCATCACACCGCATATAGGCGGCTTCACCTCGGCTTTTCTGCCCCGCGCCAAGAAGTTGCTGCGCACCCAGCTGAAGCGCTTCGAGGCCGGAGAACCGTTGGAGCATGTGCGGGCCGTGGCAGAGTAG
- a CDS encoding MMPL family transporter, whose product MTALARWCIRHRLAVLLLWLATFAGVGAAAAVVGPSYSTRYEVPGTESGRAAELLAEAFPGQRGDSDTVVWHTGGPGDSGREGVRSAATRQRMTQALDRVGQLPSVAAVSSPYQDGAERQISRDGHTAYATVTYDRPAEELDSAVVEQVVDTARDAATAGLQVEVGGPAVGLAQTPSGHLAEAVGLAVAAVVLFLAFGSLAATALPLITALAGVGTGYLATGLLGHAMTVADFAPMLGTLIGLGVGIDYALFIVTRHRRGLRQGLGVAESAERALATSGRAVVFAGITVCIALLGMLVLRLGFLGGVAVAASMTVVLAVLASVTLLPALLSYIGGRALSRRERHRLHTHGPEPGGPRGLSARWSGCVERHPKLLGAVAAVLMAVLAFPTLGLHLGTSDQGNGPRTATTRQAYDLLAEGFGPGVNGPLTLVGEIHGPGDRLALDRLAQSLRDTPGVAESIEATVGGGDTGTITVIPETAPQSQDTSELVERLRTEVLPQATGGSSLEVYVGGVTAAYDDFATVILGKLPLFIGVVIALGCLLLLLAFRSFGIPLKAAAMNVLAVSASFGIVVAIFQWGWGSEAMGLGGAGPIEPFLPVIMVSVLFGLSMDYQVFMVSRMYEEWQATGDNRRAVRVGLAETGRVINSAAVIMIAVFGAFVLSGDRIIAMFGIGLSAAVALDAFVLRTLLVPALMHLLGGANWWLPPWLERRLPRLSIEPPQAPVRVLIPAAATQPPDTKATGADKARSRARS is encoded by the coding sequence ATGACCGCTCTCGCCCGGTGGTGCATACGGCACCGTCTCGCCGTTCTGCTGCTGTGGCTCGCCACCTTTGCCGGGGTCGGCGCCGCGGCGGCCGTCGTGGGCCCCTCGTATTCCACCCGGTATGAGGTACCCGGCACCGAGTCGGGGCGCGCCGCCGAGCTGCTCGCTGAGGCATTCCCCGGGCAGCGGGGCGACAGTGACACCGTCGTCTGGCATACAGGCGGTCCGGGCGATTCGGGGCGCGAAGGGGTTCGCAGCGCCGCCACCCGGCAGCGGATGACCCAGGCGCTGGACCGTGTCGGACAACTGCCCTCGGTCGCGGCGGTCTCCAGCCCGTACCAGGACGGTGCCGAGCGGCAGATCAGCCGGGACGGGCACACCGCCTACGCCACCGTCACCTATGACCGGCCCGCCGAAGAGCTGGACTCCGCCGTGGTGGAGCAGGTCGTCGACACCGCACGGGACGCGGCGACCGCTGGACTCCAGGTCGAGGTGGGCGGCCCGGCGGTCGGTCTCGCCCAGACGCCCAGCGGTCATCTCGCCGAGGCGGTGGGGCTCGCGGTCGCGGCCGTCGTCCTCTTCCTCGCCTTCGGCTCACTCGCCGCCACCGCGCTGCCGCTGATCACCGCGCTGGCCGGCGTCGGTACCGGGTATCTGGCCACGGGACTGCTCGGACACGCCATGACCGTCGCCGACTTCGCGCCCATGCTCGGCACCCTGATCGGGCTTGGCGTGGGCATCGACTACGCGCTCTTCATCGTCACCCGGCACCGCCGGGGGCTCCGTCAGGGTCTGGGTGTCGCGGAGTCCGCCGAGCGCGCGCTGGCCACCTCGGGCCGGGCCGTGGTCTTCGCCGGGATCACCGTCTGTATAGCCCTGCTGGGAATGCTGGTGCTGCGGCTTGGCTTTCTGGGCGGGGTCGCGGTGGCCGCTTCGATGACGGTCGTACTGGCCGTACTCGCCTCGGTCACACTGCTGCCCGCCCTGCTCTCGTATATCGGCGGGCGGGCTCTCAGCCGCCGCGAGCGCCACCGCCTGCACACCCATGGCCCGGAGCCCGGGGGCCCGCGTGGGCTCTCCGCCCGCTGGTCCGGCTGTGTCGAGCGGCATCCCAAGCTGCTCGGCGCGGTGGCTGCTGTTCTTATGGCGGTGCTCGCGTTCCCCACGCTGGGTCTCCATCTGGGCACCTCCGACCAGGGCAACGGCCCGCGCACAGCCACTACCCGGCAGGCGTATGACCTGCTCGCCGAGGGCTTCGGCCCTGGCGTCAACGGGCCGCTCACCCTCGTCGGCGAGATCCATGGCCCCGGCGACCGGCTCGCCCTTGACCGGCTCGCACAGTCCCTGCGCGACACCCCTGGAGTGGCTGAGTCCATCGAGGCCACGGTCGGCGGCGGCGATACGGGGACGATCACCGTCATCCCCGAGACGGCACCACAGTCCCAGGACACCTCCGAGCTGGTGGAGCGACTGCGTACGGAGGTGCTCCCACAGGCGACCGGCGGCAGCTCGCTGGAGGTGTACGTCGGCGGGGTGACCGCCGCGTATGACGACTTCGCCACGGTGATACTCGGCAAGCTCCCGCTGTTCATCGGCGTCGTCATCGCACTTGGCTGTCTTCTGCTGCTGCTCGCCTTCCGCAGCTTCGGGATACCGCTCAAGGCGGCGGCGATGAATGTGCTGGCGGTGTCGGCCTCCTTCGGGATCGTTGTCGCGATCTTCCAATGGGGGTGGGGAAGTGAGGCGATGGGGCTGGGCGGCGCCGGGCCGATTGAACCCTTCCTGCCGGTGATCATGGTGTCCGTACTCTTCGGGCTCTCCATGGACTACCAGGTCTTCATGGTCAGCCGGATGTACGAGGAGTGGCAGGCCACCGGCGACAACCGCCGGGCGGTGCGGGTCGGCCTCGCCGAGACCGGACGAGTGATCAACTCTGCGGCGGTGATTATGATCGCGGTCTTCGGCGCGTTCGTACTCAGCGGCGACCGGATCATCGCGATGTTCGGCATCGGCCTTTCGGCCGCCGTCGCCCTGGACGCCTTCGTGCTGCGTACCCTGCTCGTGCCGGCGCTGATGCATCTGCTCGGCGGCGCCAACTGGTGGCTGCCGCCCTGGCTGGAACGGCGGCTGCCCAGGCTCAGCATCGAGCCGCCCCAGGCGCCGGTAAGGGTGCTTATCCCCGCGGCGGCGACCCAGCCCCCGGACACTAAGGCAACCGGAGCCGACAAGGCCCGCAGCCGAGCCCGGTCCTAA
- a CDS encoding aldo/keto reductase gives MERRTLGAAALEVGAIGLGCMPMSWAYTTSEQIGENSLRTIHAALDHGATLLDTADMYGPFTNELLIGRVLRERRPDAFVSTKVGLLVGEQHIVANGRPSYVRRACDASLRRLQTDVIDLYQLHRADPEVPIEETWGAMAELVTAGKVRSLGLCAVGARALRRSAGAPIHETTLRQLQRIQQIFPVSAVQAELSVWSPEALTGLLPWCEARGVGFLAAMPLGNGFLSGTLTPGSGFEPDDVRARHPRFTAEMMAANQPIVAGLRRIAQRHGEATPAQVALAWLLAQGRHVIPVPGAKKQRWAVENIKAARLPLTAKDLQEIRALPPAQGSWE, from the coding sequence GTGGAGCGCAGGACACTGGGTGCGGCAGCGCTCGAGGTGGGGGCGATCGGCCTCGGCTGTATGCCGATGAGCTGGGCGTACACCACGTCCGAGCAGATCGGCGAGAATTCGCTGCGCACCATTCACGCCGCCCTGGACCATGGGGCGACGCTGCTCGACACCGCCGATATGTACGGCCCGTTCACCAATGAGCTGCTGATCGGCAGGGTGCTCAGGGAGCGGCGTCCGGACGCCTTCGTATCGACCAAGGTCGGGCTGCTCGTCGGTGAGCAGCACATCGTGGCCAATGGCAGGCCCAGCTACGTCAGGCGGGCCTGCGATGCCTCGCTGCGACGGCTGCAGACCGATGTGATCGACCTCTACCAGCTGCACCGGGCCGACCCCGAGGTGCCCATCGAGGAGACCTGGGGTGCGATGGCCGAGCTGGTGACGGCGGGCAAGGTGCGCTCGCTGGGGCTGTGCGCGGTCGGTGCGCGGGCCCTGCGGCGGTCAGCGGGTGCGCCGATACATGAGACGACGCTTCGGCAACTCCAGCGGATCCAGCAGATCTTCCCGGTCAGCGCCGTGCAGGCCGAGCTCTCCGTCTGGTCACCGGAGGCGCTCACCGGGCTGCTGCCTTGGTGCGAGGCACGCGGGGTCGGCTTTCTGGCGGCGATGCCCCTGGGCAATGGCTTCCTGAGCGGCACGCTGACGCCCGGCAGCGGCTTTGAGCCCGACGACGTGCGGGCCCGCCACCCGCGCTTCACGGCCGAGATGATGGCCGCCAACCAGCCCATCGTGGCGGGACTGCGCCGGATCGCCCAGCGGCACGGTGAGGCCACCCCGGCACAGGTGGCACTGGCCTGGCTGCTGGCCCAGGGACGTCATGTCATCCCGGTGCCGGGGGCGAAGAAGCAGCGCTGGGCGGTGGAGAACATAAAAGCAGCCCGGCTCCCCCTCACTGCCAAAGACCTCCAGGAAATCCGCGCCCTCCCCCCGGCCCAGGGCTCCTGGGAATAG
- a CDS encoding DUF6191 domain-containing protein yields the protein MFGLAEELFSPATQHTEDERQRLEHTRVEEGSFGPGCGPVDLDSGQILIAMPTEPAVLPPRPRVAESEEED from the coding sequence ATGTTCGGTCTGGCCGAGGAACTGTTCAGTCCAGCCACCCAGCACACCGAGGACGAGCGGCAGCGGCTGGAGCACACCCGCGTCGAGGAGGGCAGCTTCGGTCCGGGCTGTGGCCCGGTAGACCTCGACTCGGGCCAGATCCTTATCGCGATGCCAACGGAGCCCGCGGTGCTTCCGCCCCGCCCCCGGGTGGCGGAGTCGGAAGAAGAAGACTGA
- a CDS encoding PQQ-dependent sugar dehydrogenase, whose amino-acid sequence MRSRHLPGRATTAGLIGTALLTLLTSACSGGPASENGAGEPSPPATAEAPAEPGNSPTGSPPPAKGTVKVTATVTTKLNTPWGLAALPEGDLLVSSRDTGKIFRISTEDGKKTELGEVRGAMAGAVPGGEGGLLGIATNGDGYIYAYFTSASDNRVVRMLYNDKKPAGQQLGEPSRVFTGLPKSAVHNGGRIAFGPDKMLYVGTGDATDSDLSQDKESPAGKILRMQPDGSPPGHGNPEADSVVYSYGHRNVQGLAWGRENRLWASEFGQNKWDELNLIEPGKNYGWPEVEGKAGRKGFVDPVAQWTPKEASPSGLAWAKGSLWMAGLRGERLWRIPVGGGTEPVAEPQAFLEGEYGRLRTVVSDGNDGLWLVTSNTDGRGDPDDDDDRILKLKVR is encoded by the coding sequence GTGCGAAGCCGCCATCTGCCCGGGAGGGCCACCACCGCCGGGCTCATCGGCACCGCCCTGTTGACCTTGCTGACCTCCGCCTGCTCCGGCGGCCCAGCCTCCGAGAACGGCGCCGGGGAGCCATCACCACCAGCCACAGCGGAAGCCCCTGCGGAGCCAGGAAACAGCCCGACCGGGTCGCCGCCGCCCGCCAAGGGCACGGTCAAGGTGACCGCCACGGTCACCACCAAGCTGAACACCCCGTGGGGGCTTGCGGCGCTGCCCGAGGGAGACCTGCTGGTCTCCTCACGGGACACCGGGAAGATCTTCCGGATCTCTACCGAGGACGGCAAGAAGACAGAGCTGGGTGAGGTCCGGGGCGCCATGGCGGGCGCCGTGCCGGGCGGCGAAGGCGGGCTGCTGGGCATCGCGACAAACGGCGACGGCTATATCTACGCCTACTTCACCAGCGCCTCCGACAACCGCGTCGTGCGGATGCTCTACAACGACAAGAAGCCGGCAGGTCAGCAACTGGGGGAGCCCAGCCGGGTATTCACCGGGCTCCCCAAGTCCGCGGTGCACAATGGCGGCCGCATCGCCTTCGGCCCGGACAAGATGCTCTACGTCGGCACCGGCGACGCCACCGACAGCGATCTGTCCCAGGACAAGGAGTCACCGGCCGGGAAGATCCTCCGGATGCAGCCGGACGGCAGCCCGCCCGGGCATGGCAACCCGGAGGCGGACTCGGTCGTCTACTCCTACGGTCACCGCAATGTGCAGGGCCTGGCCTGGGGCCGGGAGAATCGGCTCTGGGCCTCGGAATTCGGACAGAACAAGTGGGACGAGCTCAATCTGATCGAGCCCGGCAAGAACTACGGCTGGCCGGAGGTCGAGGGCAAGGCAGGCCGGAAGGGCTTCGTCGACCCCGTAGCGCAGTGGACTCCCAAGGAGGCCTCTCCGAGCGGCCTCGCCTGGGCCAAGGGCTCCCTGTGGATGGCGGGTCTGCGCGGCGAGCGGCTGTGGCGGATCCCGGTGGGGGGAGGCACCGAGCCGGTGGCGGAGCCGCAGGCGTTTCTGGAGGGCGAGTACGGAAGGCTGCGTACCGTGGTCTCCGATGGGAACGACGGGCTGTGGCTGGTGACGAGCAACACCGACGGCCGGGGCGACCCGGACGATGATGATGACCGTATCCTGAAGCTGAAGGTGCGGTGA